The proteins below come from a single Biomphalaria glabrata chromosome 10, xgBioGlab47.1, whole genome shotgun sequence genomic window:
- the LOC106077578 gene encoding 3-oxoacyl-[acyl-carrier-protein] reductase FabG-like, producing the protein MFDGKVAVITGSSYGIGKCTAVMFAKQRCRIVLCGRNALRLTSVLQECLDASGGHSERFLVVKGDITEAAVRKRMIQQAVDVFGRLDILVNSAGMSPDDPTQNKFTEDDFDLCMDVNLKAVYFSILEAAPHLEKTGGCIVNMSSSLSVLKSPEDIVEGMAKAGVDYLTRSFGLSLFAKGIRVNAVLPTLALNNTSGFDWWDKFAQEYGPLHPLYGRNSTLEEQANVVLFLASPEASCISGECLLVDGGITLIGPT; encoded by the exons ATGTTTGACGGTAAAGTTGCCGTCATCACGGGCTCTAGTTACGGCATCGGCAAATGTACAGCCGTTATGTTTGCCAAGCAAAGATGCCGTATTGTATTGTGTGGACGTAATGCCCTTAGACTGACCAGTGTCCTTCAAGAATGTCTTGACGCAAGCGGTGGACACAGTGAAAG GTTTTTAGTTGTAAAAGGGGACATAACAGAAGCAGCAGTCCGGAAGCGAATGATCCAGCAAGCGGTCGATGTGTTTGGGCGATTGGACATATTGGTCAACTCCGCCGGTATGTCACCGGATGACCCCACGCAGAACAAGTTCACCGAAGATGACTTTGATCTGTGTATGGATGTCAATCTCAAGGCGGTGTATTTCAGTATCCTGGAGGCGGCCCCACATCTTGAGAAGACAGGGGGTTGCATCGTCAACATGTCATCCTCACTAAGCGTCCTAAAGTCTCCTGAGGATATTGTCGAAGGCATGGCAAAAGCTGGAGTGGATTACTTGACCAGGTCATTTGGACTGAGCCTGTTTGCAAAAG GCATTAGGGTCAACGCTGTCTTACCCACGCTGGCCTTAAACAATACTTCTGGTTTCGACTGGTGGGACAAATTTGCTCAAGAATACGGGCCTCTTCACCCCCTGTACGGGAGGAATAGTACGCTGGAAGAGCAGGCCAACGTTGTCTTGTTTTTAGCCAGCCCCGAGGCCAGTTGTATCAGCGGAGAATGCCTCCTAGTTGACGGTGGGATAACCCTGATAGGACCAACATAA